Proteins co-encoded in one Thermodesulfobacteriota bacterium genomic window:
- a CDS encoding pyruvate ferredoxin oxidoreductase subunit gamma — protein sequence MIEIRFHGRGGQGAVTSAELLALAAIHEGKYAQAFPSFGPERRGAPVVAFCRISDEPIRVRANIYTPDIVVVLDASLLKIVNVAAGLKADGLIVTTSKEPPEKVKEFLKVGNRIGVVNASKIALEILGLPITNTTMLGSVVKATGLVKKESFVPPFKERFGRIAEKNIAAFERAYQETVVV from the coding sequence ATGATCGAGATTCGTTTTCACGGAAGGGGAGGTCAGGGAGCGGTTACCTCTGCGGAACTCTTGGCCCTGGCCGCGATTCATGAAGGAAAGTATGCACAGGCCTTTCCCAGTTTCGGGCCGGAGCGAAGGGGAGCGCCTGTGGTGGCTTTCTGCCGAATCAGCGATGAACCCATCCGGGTCCGGGCCAATATCTACACCCCCGACATCGTCGTCGTCCTCGATGCCTCTCTTTTAAAGATCGTCAATGTGGCAGCAGGGCTGAAGGCGGATGGCCTCATCGTCACCACAAGCAAAGAACCTCCGGAGAAAGTCAAGGAGTTCCTGAAGGTGGGGAACCGGATCGGGGTGGTCAACGCCTCGAAGATCGCCCTCGAGATCCTCGGGCTTCCCATCACCAACACGACCATGTTAGGCTCGGTGGTGAAAGCCACCGGACTGGTGAAGAAAGAATCGTTCGTCCCGCCCTTTAAAGAACGATTCGGTCGAATCGCTGAAAAGAACATCGCCGCCTTCGAACGGGCCTATCAGGAGACCGTGGTCGTTTGA
- the recR gene encoding recombination mediator RecR has product MPVHAKPIDQLIEALSKLPGIGKKTASRLAYHILRSSPSEAQALAKAIIEVKEKIRLCSICFNLTDEDPCWICQDPKRNTEILCVVENPNDLIAIENTGAFHGRYHVLHGALSPLDGIGPEALKIKELMVRLNREKVSEVILATNPTVEGSATALYLSDLLRPLGIRVTRIAYGVPMGGEIEYSDGMTLSKALEGRREV; this is encoded by the coding sequence ATGCCGGTCCATGCCAAGCCCATCGACCAGCTGATCGAGGCCCTCTCCAAGTTACCCGGAATCGGAAAGAAGACCGCCTCGCGGCTGGCTTACCATATTTTGAGATCAAGCCCTTCGGAGGCCCAGGCCTTGGCAAAGGCGATCATAGAAGTCAAAGAGAAGATCCGCCTCTGCTCGATCTGCTTCAATCTGACGGATGAGGACCCCTGTTGGATCTGCCAGGATCCCAAGCGGAACACCGAGATCCTTTGCGTCGTCGAAAACCCCAATGACCTCATCGCCATCGAAAACACCGGCGCCTTTCATGGAAGATATCATGTCCTCCACGGTGCCCTCTCTCCGCTGGACGGGATCGGGCCGGAGGCATTGAAGATCAAGGAGCTGATGGTGCGATTGAACCGCGAAAAGGTTTCCGAGGTCATCCTCGCCACCAATCCCACCGTGGAGGGGAGTGCCACGGCACTCTACCTTTCCGATCTGCTTCGACCCTTGGGAATCAGGGTCACAAGGATCGCCTATGGTGTCCCAATGGGAGGGGAGATTGAATATTCGGATGGAATGACCCTATCGAAGGCTCTGGAAGGAAGAAGGGAGGTCTAA
- a CDS encoding YbaB/EbfC family nucleoid-associated protein has translation MSKGFGNLLKQAQQIHTKITQLQEEMAGKTVEASSGGGMVRIVMNGRQEVLSLRIDPEVVNKEDVEMLQDLVLAAVNEAIRKSQEMMTEEMKKITGGLTIPGLF, from the coding sequence AGGGTTTGGAAATCTCTTGAAACAGGCCCAGCAGATTCACACCAAGATCACCCAGCTTCAGGAGGAGATGGCGGGGAAGACGGTGGAGGCCAGCTCCGGCGGAGGAATGGTCCGGATCGTGATGAACGGCCGCCAGGAAGTCCTCTCCCTCCGGATCGATCCCGAGGTCGTCAACAAAGAGGATGTGGAAATGCTTCAGGATCTGGTGCTTGCCGCCGTCAACGAGGCCATCCGAAAATCCCAGGAGATGATGACCGAGGAGATGAAGAAGATCACAGGGGGATTAACCATTCCCGGACTCTTCTGA